Proteins encoded by one window of Cytophagia bacterium CHB2:
- a CDS encoding DUF1801 domain-containing protein gives MYELKTKLNDGSVTAFLNSIPDEQKRRDSLVIIKLMQEATKMKPKMWGSSIIGFGSYHYTYASGHEGDMCLIGFSPRKQYLALYLWDSPPNADLLKKLGKHKTSKACLYINRLADIHLPALKKLIQVCYKQTVKTKT, from the coding sequence ATGTACGAACTTAAAACGAAACTAAATGACGGCAGCGTGACAGCCTTCTTGAACAGCATCCCGGATGAGCAGAAACGCCGGGACAGCCTGGTCATCATCAAGCTCATGCAAGAAGCCACCAAAATGAAGCCCAAGATGTGGGGCAGCAGCATCATCGGTTTCGGCAGCTATCACTACACCTATGCCAGCGGCCACGAGGGCGATATGTGCCTGATTGGCTTCTCGCCCCGCAAGCAATACCTGGCGCTCTACCTGTGGGATTCGCCGCCCAATGCCGACCTCTTGAAAAAACTCGGCAAACACAAAACCAGTAAAGCGTGTTTGTATATCAACCGGCTGGCCGACATCCACCTTCCCGCACTCAAGAAACTGATTCAAGTATGCTACAAGCAAACGGTCAAAACCAAAACTTAG